One Syntrophorhabdus sp. DNA segment encodes these proteins:
- a CDS encoding ABC transporter substrate-binding protein, producing MKRVKSVVVFLIVFVLCLGVTAHATEKPRAFKFGTIPVLQSLPLFVAAEKGFFKEQGLNVDIVLFNSAMEKDIAFTSGQIAGYFGDIMTPTVLVANGTKIRMVAVNYNTTADRRMFAVLASPKANQTDLSSVARAGIATGSNTIAEYLIIRLLADKKVSRESIKLVDIKSIPIRLQMLLSGQVSAALLPEPLATLAETKGAKTLADDRGHGISATVLAFHTDFLDKNAASVRSFLAAVDKASAYISRHSDEVRGIMNRSCKVPEALQGSFPIPRFPKVYTPSESQIMDVYRWLKEKKIVKKDLTYKDLVADGYIR from the coding sequence ATGAAACGGGTAAAGTCTGTTGTTGTCTTCCTCATCGTTTTTGTCCTTTGTCTGGGCGTCACAGCTCATGCGACTGAAAAACCCCGGGCGTTCAAGTTCGGGACCATTCCGGTGCTTCAATCGCTGCCGCTCTTTGTCGCGGCGGAGAAAGGTTTCTTCAAGGAACAGGGGCTGAACGTCGATATCGTCCTTTTCAACTCGGCGATGGAGAAGGACATTGCCTTCACATCGGGACAGATAGCCGGATACTTCGGCGACATCATGACCCCGACGGTCCTCGTCGCCAACGGGACAAAGATCAGGATGGTGGCCGTGAACTACAACACAACCGCCGACCGGCGCATGTTCGCCGTCCTCGCCTCACCGAAAGCCAACCAGACGGACCTCTCGTCCGTCGCGCGCGCGGGCATAGCTACGGGCTCCAACACCATTGCGGAATATCTCATCATCCGCCTCCTGGCGGACAAGAAGGTTTCCCGGGAATCCATCAAACTCGTGGATATCAAGAGCATACCCATCCGTCTCCAGATGCTCCTTTCGGGACAGGTAAGCGCGGCACTGCTGCCGGAGCCCCTGGCGACGCTGGCGGAAACAAAGGGAGCGAAAACCCTGGCTGACGACAGGGGCCACGGCATCTCGGCGACGGTCCTCGCCTTTCACACCGACTTCCTCGACAAGAACGCCGCTTCCGTCCGGTCGTTCCTCGCGGCTGTCGACAAGGCCTCGGCGTACATAAGCCGGCACTCCGACGAAGTGAGGGGGATAATGAACAGGTCCTGCAAGGTGCCGGAGGCTCTCCAGGGCTCCTTCCCCATACCGCGCTTCCCCAAAGTCTACACACCCTCCGAGTCCCAGATCATGGATGTCTACCGGTGGCTTAAGGAGAAGAAGATCGTAAAGAAGGACCTCACATACAAAGACCTGGTGGCAGATGGGTACATCCGGTAG